One stretch of Candidatus Baltobacteraceae bacterium DNA includes these proteins:
- a CDS encoding DUF5069 domain-containing protein: MATTVPADSLDRLLEDVSAQATAPLWTAMRAMVPPKPVPKAVPHVWRYAQLRELLGRAGHLISADEAERRVLMLVNPALRAPYTTDTLFAGLQMILPGETAPAHRHTAFALRFIIEGSRGFTAVGGEKVTMERGDVILTPSWEFHDHGHEGDGEMIWLDGLDLPVWQFIPANFAEGYVDPRYPSSPPSGPSRLKYPWAEIVALVDQGSQSFASVDYVLRDALCPVSRTIGASAERVNAGTSSPERRETASAVYHVVEGSGRTQIGDAVLEWKRGDTFAVPAWMPYVHTADEKAYFFRFDDRPLLDAVGAYRAAALEFPEADLRAHPPRSPHVELGGLVLLARTIDKTKAKLQGTLGGYKVTPGLSGYLLEWLGVNEDDFTQAVRDLRDDEKIANWVRSKSDPGKFSEISQKLTSRAFRDEEHRKQFVARYPCLETRRDIENFFDLIHYDDEISFTR; the protein is encoded by the coding sequence ATGGCAACAACCGTCCCGGCCGATTCCCTGGATCGTCTTCTTGAAGACGTATCAGCGCAGGCGACGGCACCACTCTGGACGGCGATGCGCGCGATGGTTCCACCTAAACCGGTACCAAAAGCGGTCCCGCACGTATGGCGCTACGCGCAGCTCCGCGAGCTGCTCGGGCGCGCCGGTCATCTGATCTCGGCGGACGAAGCCGAACGCCGCGTGCTGATGCTCGTGAACCCGGCGTTGCGTGCGCCGTACACGACCGACACGTTGTTCGCGGGCCTGCAAATGATCTTACCGGGCGAGACGGCGCCGGCTCATCGCCACACCGCATTCGCGCTGCGCTTTATTATCGAAGGCAGCCGCGGCTTCACGGCGGTCGGCGGCGAGAAGGTGACGATGGAACGCGGCGACGTGATCCTCACGCCTTCCTGGGAATTCCACGATCACGGACACGAGGGCGACGGCGAGATGATCTGGCTCGACGGGCTCGATCTGCCGGTTTGGCAATTCATCCCAGCCAATTTTGCCGAGGGCTACGTCGACCCGCGATACCCCTCGAGTCCACCGAGTGGACCGTCGCGGCTGAAATATCCGTGGGCGGAGATCGTCGCGCTCGTCGATCAAGGGTCGCAATCATTTGCATCGGTGGACTACGTGCTTCGCGATGCGCTGTGTCCCGTTTCGCGCACGATCGGCGCCTCGGCTGAACGCGTCAATGCGGGAACGTCATCGCCCGAACGCCGCGAGACGGCGAGCGCCGTCTATCATGTCGTCGAAGGCTCGGGACGCACCCAGATCGGCGACGCCGTCCTTGAATGGAAGCGCGGCGATACGTTCGCGGTTCCGGCTTGGATGCCGTACGTGCACACGGCCGATGAAAAGGCCTATTTCTTTCGCTTCGACGATCGTCCGTTGCTTGACGCCGTGGGTGCTTATCGCGCCGCTGCGCTCGAGTTTCCGGAAGCCGATTTGCGCGCGCATCCACCGCGTTCGCCGCACGTCGAGCTTGGCGGGCTCGTGTTGCTTGCGCGTACTATCGATAAAACGAAGGCCAAACTGCAGGGCACGCTTGGCGGCTACAAAGTCACGCCGGGACTCTCAGGTTATCTTCTCGAGTGGCTCGGCGTCAACGAAGACGACTTCACGCAAGCGGTGCGCGATCTGCGCGACGACGAGAAGATTGCGAATTGGGTGCGAAGCAAGAGCGATCCCGGCAAATTTTCCGAGATCAGCCAAAAGCTCACGTCACGTGCGTTCCGCGATGAAGAACATCGCAAGCAATTCGTAGCGCGCTATCCGTGCCTCGAAACGCGCCGCGATATTGAGAACTTCTTCGATCTCATTCACTACGACGACGAGATAAGCTTTACGCGCTAG
- a CDS encoding NAD(P)(+) transhydrogenase (Re/Si-specific) subunit beta, translating into MTANQLANPVDIAYLITGICFILGLRYLNSPKTARLGNRISMLGMLIALVATLTQGIVGWWEVGIGIAIGAAIGIYSARVVKMTAMPQMVAAFNGMGGGAAAMVALGDVLRLMRDSGGTVPVDQGVPIVLSCAIGSISFAGSIIAFLKLQELMTGRPIQYPGQQVVNALIALVIVVSAVAVCASYVPELAFYLLLAAALLLGVLFVLPIGGADMPVVISLLNAFTGLAAAMTGFVLDNNVLIISGALVGASGTLLTVLMGKAMNRSITNVLFGAFGAVSKATGGAAVAGGDGHVRSGTADDIGVMLAYAKEVIIVPGYGMAVAQAQHSVRELADQLEKKGVEVKYAIHPVAGRMPGHMNVLLAEANVPYTSLYDMEDINPEFPRADVALVIGANDVTNPAARNVQSSPIYGMPILDVDKAQNIVVLKRSMNPGFAGIDNPLYENPKTMMLFGDAKKSIDNLTSVVKGL; encoded by the coding sequence ATGACGGCAAATCAACTGGCAAATCCCGTCGACATCGCCTACCTCATCACCGGCATCTGTTTCATTCTCGGCCTTCGTTATCTGAACTCACCCAAGACGGCGCGCCTTGGCAATCGCATTTCGATGTTGGGCATGCTCATTGCGCTCGTCGCAACGCTGACGCAAGGTATCGTCGGCTGGTGGGAAGTTGGGATCGGCATTGCAATCGGTGCGGCGATCGGCATCTACTCGGCGCGCGTCGTCAAGATGACGGCGATGCCGCAGATGGTCGCTGCGTTCAACGGAATGGGCGGCGGTGCGGCTGCGATGGTCGCACTCGGCGACGTTCTTCGCTTGATGCGCGACTCTGGCGGAACGGTACCCGTCGATCAGGGCGTTCCGATCGTACTCTCCTGCGCAATCGGTTCGATCAGCTTCGCAGGCAGCATCATCGCGTTCCTCAAGCTGCAAGAATTGATGACCGGACGTCCGATTCAATATCCGGGACAGCAAGTCGTCAACGCGCTGATCGCGCTCGTGATCGTCGTATCGGCTGTCGCAGTCTGCGCCAGCTACGTGCCGGAGCTGGCGTTCTACCTGCTTCTCGCGGCGGCACTGCTGCTCGGCGTGCTCTTCGTGCTGCCGATCGGCGGCGCGGACATGCCCGTCGTCATTTCGCTCTTGAACGCGTTCACGGGTCTAGCAGCCGCGATGACGGGATTCGTGCTCGACAACAACGTGTTGATCATTAGCGGTGCGCTGGTCGGCGCGTCCGGTACGCTGCTCACCGTGCTGATGGGCAAAGCCATGAATCGCTCGATCACGAACGTGCTCTTCGGTGCGTTCGGTGCGGTTTCGAAGGCTACCGGAGGCGCAGCAGTCGCCGGCGGCGACGGACACGTGCGCAGCGGAACGGCCGACGACATCGGCGTCATGCTGGCGTACGCGAAAGAAGTCATCATCGTTCCGGGTTACGGCATGGCGGTCGCGCAAGCCCAACACAGCGTGCGCGAGCTTGCCGATCAGCTCGAGAAAAAGGGCGTCGAGGTCAAGTACGCGATCCATCCGGTCGCGGGACGCATGCCCGGCCACATGAACGTCTTGCTCGCCGAGGCCAACGTACCGTACACCTCGTTGTACGACATGGAAGACATCAATCCCGAATTTCCGCGCGCCGACGTCGCGCTTGTGATCGGCGCAAACGATGTCACGAACCCCGCAGCGCGCAACGTCCAAAGCTCGCCCATCTACGGCATGCCGATTCTCGACGTCGACAAAGCGCAGAACATCGTCGTGCTCAAGCGCAGCATGAATCCCGGTTTCGCCGGCATCGACAATCCACTCTACGAAAATCCGAAGACGATGATGCTCTTCGGCGACGCCAAAAAATCCATCGATAACCTAACATCGGTCGTTAAAGGGTTGTAA
- a CDS encoding NAD(P) transhydrogenase subunit alpha, with the protein MSAHLLTELTVFILALFVGIEVISKVPTTLHTPLMSATNAIHGIVLVGAILVAGLPNPPLHPILGVILVVMASLNVFGGYTVTERMLEMFKPKAAPTPTDGKRG; encoded by the coding sequence GTGAGCGCACACCTTCTCACCGAACTCACCGTCTTTATTCTCGCGCTCTTCGTTGGCATCGAGGTGATCTCGAAAGTTCCGACGACGTTGCACACGCCGCTGATGTCGGCGACAAATGCGATTCACGGCATCGTTCTCGTCGGCGCGATCCTCGTCGCGGGTCTGCCGAACCCGCCGTTGCATCCTATCCTCGGCGTCATTCTCGTGGTGATGGCGAGCCTCAACGTGTTCGGCGGTTACACCGTCACCGAACGCATGCTCGAGATGTTTAAGCCCAAAGCGGCACCCACACCGACTGACGGGAAGCGCGGATGA
- the mutM gene encoding bifunctional DNA-formamidopyrimidine glycosylase/DNA-(apurinic or apyrimidinic site) lyase, producing MPELPEAETIARGLASTIVGKTIAGARALRPEIVIAPRRPAFAKQLAGDRIARAGRRGKYPVIDLASGRKLVVSLRMTGRLIVQRQTDALYPYTNVVIDFTDGTRLAFADVRRFGRMRLVQKDEIWDAELGVEPLSREFDIPRFAAILKGRPTAIKPFLLDQRRIAGVGNIYAVEALWESQIKPTTPAGKLSHERIVRLHGALQAVLHKAIEMRGTSSRDYVDAEGMEGGFQNELTVYGREGEPCPRCKRPLVRTVLAQRGTWWCRNCQR from the coding sequence ATTCCGGAGCTTCCTGAAGCCGAGACGATAGCTCGCGGACTCGCAAGTACGATCGTCGGCAAAACGATCGCCGGTGCGCGTGCGCTACGTCCCGAGATCGTGATCGCCCCGCGGCGGCCGGCATTCGCGAAGCAGCTCGCCGGCGATCGTATTGCACGTGCCGGACGTCGCGGAAAGTATCCCGTCATCGATCTCGCATCGGGACGCAAACTCGTCGTGTCGTTGCGAATGACGGGACGGTTGATCGTACAGCGACAGACAGACGCCCTCTATCCTTATACGAACGTCGTCATCGACTTCACGGACGGCACGCGTCTGGCGTTCGCCGACGTGCGCCGGTTCGGGCGAATGCGGCTCGTTCAGAAGGATGAAATATGGGATGCCGAGCTCGGTGTCGAGCCGCTTTCACGGGAATTTGACATTCCGAGATTTGCGGCAATTCTAAAAGGCCGGCCAACCGCGATCAAGCCGTTTCTACTCGATCAGCGGCGGATCGCGGGTGTCGGAAATATCTATGCCGTCGAAGCGCTGTGGGAGTCGCAGATCAAGCCGACGACGCCGGCTGGGAAACTCTCGCATGAACGGATCGTTCGGCTGCACGGGGCACTCCAAGCCGTGCTTCACAAGGCAATCGAGATGCGCGGGACCAGTTCGCGCGACTACGTTGATGCCGAAGGGATGGAAGGCGGCTTCCAAAACGAGCTCACGGTCTACGGCCGTGAGGGCGAGCCGTGTCCTCGTTGTAAGAGGCCGCTCGTTCGGACGGTTTTGGCGCAGCGGGGGACCTGGTGGTGCCGGAATTGTCAACGCTGA
- the polA gene encoding DNA polymerase I — MTTTTAARTPPPDTATLMLLDTYGLVYRAFFALPVMTTATGMPTNAAYGFIMMLQKVLADERPTHVIAAFDKGVPRARLERYAEYKANRQETPDDLRSQFALVRKVLAAYDIPIVEIDGEEADDIIATLAKKSVEARQRTLVVTGDLDLLQVVDDRTTVLMTRRGITDLGRYDEAAVRERFDLEPSQLADYRGLKGDPSDNLPGIPGVGEKTASKLINAAGTLDALVANPAIAGTPKLEGLVREYGLQAQLCRDVSTALRDLPIDVDWDHAHYKPPGNDALYMLYRELEFKSLLAKLEAPKDAAAMEAAPKALSGKYMTFVGDTDPPNFKRLAATLRELAKKTRLAIALKPGITERGLLPSNETLGITAEEGTGISFLVTALELDDVGAAFSELWSGKAQIVVHDAKALIAATKSDVCHVVDDTMIAAHLLNPGRAYTRLTDAAEEHLALTLPEEAAAWSDAVWRLSEKLRHELALREQIPLYEELELPLATILAHMERAGIKLDPRELNKMSREIDARITSLQNEVYELAGETFNLGSPLQLGRVLFERLSIPGGKKTKTGWATGIEVLQGLAREYPICARILEYREVSKLKNTYVDVLPSLADSGGRIHTEFNQTSTATGRLSSTNPNLQNIPVRSELGRRVRKAFVAPDARVLLAADYSQIELRLMAHLSGDEAMRTAFAEGEDIHDFTARQIFAVPKGQDVDPNQRRIAKSVNFGLLYGMSEFGLSQRLEIPKAEARAMTDAYFARFPSVRAWIDGNLEEGREKGYVSTLLGRRRYMPDLRARNFALRAAAEREATNAPLQGSASDLMKLAMVKVDAALRNAKLDAIMQLQIHDELIFEVAADERDKVARLVKSEMEGAMQLSVPVEATIKVGGSWYDIAAYDPDQAGAEGENVA, encoded by the coding sequence ATGACCACGACTACCGCCGCGCGTACACCGCCGCCTGATACGGCGACCTTGATGTTGCTCGACACATACGGGCTCGTCTATCGCGCCTTCTTTGCGCTGCCGGTGATGACGACGGCGACCGGCATGCCGACCAATGCGGCCTACGGCTTCATCATGATGCTACAAAAAGTGCTCGCCGACGAACGCCCGACGCACGTTATCGCGGCCTTCGACAAAGGCGTTCCGCGCGCGCGGCTCGAGCGCTACGCCGAGTATAAAGCCAACCGTCAGGAGACGCCAGACGATTTGCGCAGCCAATTCGCGCTCGTGCGCAAAGTTCTGGCAGCATACGATATCCCAATCGTCGAGATCGACGGCGAAGAGGCCGACGACATCATCGCAACGCTCGCGAAGAAATCCGTCGAAGCGCGCCAGCGCACGCTCGTCGTAACCGGCGATCTCGATCTCTTGCAAGTCGTCGACGACCGCACGACCGTGTTGATGACGCGCCGCGGTATTACCGACCTTGGCCGTTACGACGAAGCCGCGGTGCGCGAACGTTTCGATCTCGAACCGAGCCAGCTCGCCGACTATCGCGGGCTCAAGGGCGACCCGTCCGACAATTTGCCCGGCATCCCGGGCGTCGGCGAAAAAACTGCGAGCAAATTGATAAATGCAGCCGGGACACTGGACGCGCTGGTCGCAAATCCGGCGATCGCCGGAACGCCGAAGCTCGAAGGCTTGGTGCGTGAGTATGGCCTGCAGGCTCAATTGTGCCGCGACGTCTCGACCGCGCTGCGCGATCTTCCGATCGACGTCGACTGGGATCATGCGCACTATAAACCGCCGGGCAACGACGCGTTGTACATGCTCTATCGCGAGCTCGAATTCAAATCGTTGCTCGCTAAGCTGGAAGCACCGAAAGACGCGGCGGCGATGGAAGCTGCACCGAAAGCCCTTTCCGGCAAGTATATGACCTTCGTCGGCGACACGGATCCACCGAACTTCAAACGCCTGGCTGCAACGTTGCGCGAGCTCGCGAAGAAAACGCGCTTGGCAATTGCGCTCAAACCGGGGATCACCGAACGTGGTTTGTTGCCGAGCAACGAGACGCTCGGAATTACGGCCGAAGAAGGGACGGGCATTTCGTTCCTGGTGACGGCGCTCGAACTGGATGACGTCGGCGCAGCGTTTTCCGAGCTATGGTCCGGGAAAGCGCAGATCGTCGTGCACGATGCGAAAGCATTGATCGCAGCGACCAAGAGCGACGTCTGTCACGTCGTTGACGATACGATGATCGCGGCGCATTTGCTCAATCCGGGACGCGCGTACACCCGCTTAACCGATGCCGCCGAAGAGCATCTGGCGCTTACGCTGCCGGAAGAAGCTGCGGCCTGGTCGGATGCGGTTTGGCGTCTTTCCGAAAAGCTGCGACACGAGCTGGCGCTGCGCGAGCAGATTCCACTCTACGAAGAGCTCGAGCTCCCACTAGCCACGATCCTCGCGCACATGGAACGCGCCGGGATCAAGCTCGATCCGCGTGAGCTCAACAAGATGTCGAGGGAAATCGACGCGCGCATCACTTCGTTGCAAAACGAGGTTTACGAGCTGGCCGGCGAGACGTTCAATCTCGGCTCACCGCTGCAGCTCGGCCGCGTCCTGTTCGAAAGGTTGAGCATTCCGGGCGGTAAGAAAACGAAAACCGGTTGGGCGACCGGGATCGAAGTGCTGCAAGGACTTGCGCGCGAGTATCCGATTTGCGCGCGTATCCTCGAATACCGCGAAGTCTCGAAGCTCAAGAATACGTACGTCGATGTTTTACCGTCGCTCGCCGATTCCGGTGGCCGAATCCACACGGAATTCAATCAAACCTCGACCGCGACCGGAAGGCTTTCCTCGACGAACCCGAATTTGCAAAACATTCCGGTGCGCAGTGAGCTTGGACGCCGCGTCCGCAAAGCGTTCGTCGCGCCGGACGCACGCGTGTTGCTGGCCGCAGACTACAGTCAAATCGAGCTGCGTTTGATGGCGCATCTCTCCGGCGATGAGGCGATGCGCACGGCCTTCGCGGAAGGCGAGGACATTCACGATTTTACGGCTCGCCAAATCTTCGCGGTGCCGAAAGGACAGGACGTCGATCCGAATCAGCGCCGCATCGCGAAGTCCGTCAACTTCGGGTTGCTCTACGGCATGTCGGAATTCGGACTCTCCCAGCGTCTCGAGATTCCAAAAGCCGAAGCGCGTGCGATGACGGATGCGTACTTCGCGCGCTTCCCCAGCGTACGCGCTTGGATTGACGGTAATCTCGAAGAGGGTCGCGAGAAAGGCTACGTCAGCACGCTGCTCGGGCGGCGCCGCTACATGCCGGATTTGCGTGCGCGAAACTTCGCGTTGCGAGCGGCGGCCGAGCGCGAGGCAACGAATGCACCCCTGCAAGGCAGCGCCTCGGATCTCATGAAGCTCGCGATGGTCAAAGTCGACGCCGCGCTGCGCAACGCCAAGCTGGATGCGATCATGCAGCTGCAGATTCACGACGAGCTGATTTTCGAAGTCGCAGCCGATGAGCGCGATAAGGTAGCGCGTCTCGTTAAGAGCGAGATGGAGGGCGCGATGCAGCTTTCCGTCCCGGTCGAGGCCACGATCAAAGTCGGCGGCAGTTGGTATGACATCGCCGCCTACGATCCCGATCAGGCCGGCGCCGAAGGAGAAAACGTCGCATGA
- a CDS encoding Re/Si-specific NAD(P)(+) transhydrogenase subunit alpha — MLIVVPKESAEGERRVGLVPDTVARLIKAGHTIRIEHDAGTRASFPDDAYTAAGATVVDHSALFAGADLVVHVSRPSDAELSEIPQGTALLGLLAPLGDPRYVEALAAHKLRALSMDAIPRITRAQSMDALSSQSNIAGYKAVILAAEYLPKFFPMLTTAAGTIAPAKVLILGAGVAGLQAVATARRLGAVVSGYDVRAAVKEQVQSLGANFLEFDLGESAEGSGGYAKELTPEQAERQRQWMVDHIGNSDVVIPTALVPGRRAPILITEEAIRKMRPGSVIVDVAADAGGNSALTKPGEVVVENGVTIVGTKNLAATMPLHASQLYSRNVLALLDAIVKEGKLNLDRSDEIVRDTLLTENGEILHEPTKTALAGGRT; from the coding sequence ATGCTGATCGTCGTTCCGAAAGAATCCGCCGAAGGCGAGCGGCGAGTCGGCCTTGTCCCCGACACGGTTGCCCGCCTCATCAAAGCCGGTCACACGATTCGCATCGAGCACGATGCGGGGACGCGTGCGAGCTTTCCCGACGATGCGTACACTGCGGCTGGGGCTACAGTCGTCGATCATTCGGCGCTCTTTGCGGGCGCCGATTTGGTCGTGCACGTCAGCCGCCCGAGCGACGCGGAGTTGAGCGAGATCCCGCAAGGGACGGCGCTGCTCGGACTCCTTGCGCCGCTCGGTGATCCGCGGTATGTCGAAGCGCTCGCCGCTCACAAGCTCCGGGCGCTTTCGATGGATGCGATCCCGCGCATCACGCGTGCCCAGAGCATGGACGCGCTTTCCTCGCAAAGCAACATCGCCGGTTATAAAGCCGTCATTCTCGCGGCGGAATATCTGCCGAAGTTTTTTCCGATGCTCACGACCGCAGCCGGCACGATTGCACCGGCGAAAGTCCTGATCCTCGGCGCAGGCGTTGCAGGACTGCAAGCCGTCGCGACAGCGCGGCGCCTCGGTGCCGTCGTCTCCGGATACGACGTGCGCGCGGCAGTCAAAGAACAAGTACAAAGTCTGGGCGCAAACTTTCTCGAGTTCGACCTGGGTGAAAGCGCCGAAGGCTCCGGCGGATATGCAAAAGAGCTGACGCCGGAACAAGCCGAGCGGCAACGTCAATGGATGGTCGATCACATCGGCAATTCGGACGTCGTCATTCCGACCGCGCTCGTCCCCGGACGGCGCGCGCCGATCCTGATCACCGAGGAAGCGATCCGCAAAATGCGTCCGGGCTCCGTGATCGTCGACGTCGCGGCCGATGCGGGTGGAAACTCCGCACTGACCAAGCCGGGTGAAGTCGTCGTCGAGAACGGCGTCACGATTGTCGGCACCAAGAATCTCGCAGCGACGATGCCGCTGCACGCGAGCCAGCTTTATTCGCGCAACGTTCTCGCATTGCTCGACGCAATCGTCAAGGAGGGCAAGCTCAACTTGGATCGCAGCGATGAGATCGTACGTGACACGCTCTTGACCGAAAACGGCGAGATCTTGCACGAGCCAACCAAAACCGCGCTTGCCGGAGGACGCACGTGA
- a CDS encoding DUF192 domain-containing protein, giving the protein MMVLLALMLALARSITVQAPNEKLMLEIADTNATREYGLMFRTQLAAHEGMIFIFSADQRQGFWMKNTLIPLDMLFVRANGTIDSIAADVPAQSAQTPGEEIRRDGYGKYVIELAAGEAKRAGLHPGLKLTIPKLEPRDSGAS; this is encoded by the coding sequence ATGATGGTGCTGCTCGCGTTGATGCTGGCGCTCGCGCGCAGCATCACCGTCCAAGCCCCGAATGAAAAGTTGATGCTCGAGATCGCCGACACCAACGCTACACGTGAATACGGTCTTATGTTCCGCACGCAACTCGCGGCGCACGAGGGGATGATCTTCATTTTTTCCGCCGATCAGCGGCAAGGCTTCTGGATGAAGAACACCTTGATTCCGCTCGACATGCTGTTCGTACGAGCCAACGGCACGATCGATTCGATCGCGGCCGACGTTCCGGCTCAATCGGCGCAAACGCCGGGCGAAGAGATTCGGCGCGACGGTTACGGCAAATACGTGATCGAGCTGGCGGCTGGAGAAGCCAAACGCGCCGGCTTACACCCGGGATTGAAGCTGACGATTCCAAAGTTGGAGCCACGCGATTCCGGAGCTTCCTGA
- a CDS encoding fumarylacetoacetate hydrolase family protein has translation MRFVSFMRGRDAASGVIEGMSVRPFRAGLDLGAFIALAPSERAAELKNLGQPMSLDDVRLLAPVHPHKNVFCVGRNYLAHAEEGARARGQELKLPDVPTFFTKAPTAIADPEQTLELDPKLSSQYDWEAELAVIIGTRCRDVAEKDALDVIFGYSCLNDVTARDLQKAHVQWFKGKTLDNTCPIGPWVVEASDIPDPQKLEIALTVNGEEKQHSNTDKMIFSIAKIIESLSAGLTLEPGDVIATGTPEGVGFARTPPEFLKDGDVMEITIQNVGSLKNSVRLTAPVASAR, from the coding sequence ATGCGATTCGTCAGCTTTATGCGAGGCCGCGATGCGGCGTCAGGCGTTATCGAAGGGATGTCCGTTCGTCCGTTTCGCGCCGGACTCGATCTTGGAGCGTTCATCGCGCTTGCACCCTCAGAGCGTGCAGCCGAGCTGAAAAATCTCGGTCAGCCGATGTCGCTCGACGACGTGCGTTTGCTCGCACCGGTCCATCCGCACAAGAACGTCTTCTGCGTCGGCCGCAACTATCTCGCACACGCCGAAGAAGGCGCGCGCGCACGCGGACAGGAGCTCAAGCTCCCCGACGTCCCGACGTTCTTTACGAAGGCGCCGACCGCGATTGCGGATCCCGAGCAAACACTCGAGCTGGATCCGAAGCTTTCCTCACAATACGATTGGGAAGCGGAGCTGGCCGTCATCATCGGAACGCGCTGCCGCGACGTTGCGGAAAAAGACGCGCTGGATGTCATTTTCGGTTACTCGTGCCTCAACGACGTAACGGCGCGCGATCTGCAAAAGGCTCACGTACAGTGGTTTAAAGGAAAGACGCTCGACAACACGTGCCCGATTGGTCCGTGGGTCGTCGAAGCTTCCGACATTCCCGACCCGCAAAAGCTCGAGATCGCACTGACGGTCAACGGCGAAGAGAAGCAACACTCAAATACCGATAAGATGATCTTCTCGATTGCCAAGATCATCGAGAGTCTCAGCGCCGGACTCACGCTCGAACCAGGCGACGTGATTGCGACGGGAACGCCCGAAGGCGTCGGTTTCGCGCGCACGCCACCCGAATTCCTCAAAGACGGCGACGTCATGGAGATCACGATTCAGAACGTCGGCTCGCTGAAGAATAGCGTTCGGCTCACCGCGCCGGTCGCCAGCGCCCGCTAA